The proteins below come from a single Chryseobacterium bernardetii genomic window:
- a CDS encoding TonB-dependent receptor, which produces MKKSLYFLIGSSLIYSSSLLKAQKLNPGKNVIKDIESVQIQGKSDDNNVTISRKKLDFIQSNTLGETLRRIPGIQNSGYGPNAGAPVIRSLSGNRVKILETGVAVNDLSGISPDFNTDIEMNSVQNITVYKNSASVLYGGKAIGGAIDIETDYISRQLPNKKMNVRGLLEGGSNSGQKQAFSAKGVITKNWAWSVGGANQKQEIVRIPGKSKDSRCYDPSLVGFNSILQSLCQVNVDSRHVLNKSLFPYISQFALDHMIEYELSEGDLYTFSPTYYNPSDGKHYPNPKNQLYIAGQDPVKDRYKDEVNNIRDYVQTKDGEIPNSHSESNSFYVGTSYIGKTFYAGVAYQNSYSYFGVPGYTLSKMPQHSHGKPQPQIEYLPINIRSLSHKAMFESVYKFTNFPISSIKLNYMGVFSKNSELIDRHRANQFEVNQHNGRLEMVQQKLKFLNGTTGLDVQYRDMTGNGKQRYLPDNISREIGIFTMQHLDFNSFQLDLGYRNDHVQRRADADKKFVRSRGLSGGKLSDRDFTLHQLHTSAQWNIFKKAYLKAQYNYSERAPEVNELYAGNNHFVILTEENGDDKLDKETAKTIELGAGINLKNIRVSANWYHTFYKNYIYLAHTGISREVFLVKEWRADDTEINGIEAEATYKIDFNKMGKWEIGAYYDLVRNISVADSSIRKWSDGDYMPNMPTSRFGFNLEGNVQNFSINIALDHYLKQKYLGKNINPELPMFAFSLLNVRISYKDDSLGIGNLEYYITGNNLLNSEARLQNSQLKFLSPLPGINISAGIKITI; this is translated from the coding sequence TCTGTCCAGATTCAGGGAAAATCAGATGATAACAATGTAACTATTTCAAGAAAGAAGTTGGACTTCATTCAGTCCAACACTTTAGGTGAAACATTGAGAAGGATTCCAGGTATTCAAAACTCTGGATATGGGCCCAATGCGGGAGCTCCTGTTATCAGAAGTCTCAGTGGAAACCGTGTAAAAATACTGGAAACCGGAGTAGCAGTAAATGACCTTTCCGGAATAAGCCCGGATTTTAATACGGATATAGAAATGAACAGTGTTCAAAACATTACTGTTTATAAAAACTCAGCGTCAGTTCTTTATGGAGGGAAGGCCATTGGAGGAGCTATTGATATTGAAACAGATTATATTTCCCGTCAGTTGCCCAATAAAAAGATGAATGTTCGCGGACTGCTTGAAGGCGGAAGCAATAGTGGACAAAAACAGGCATTTTCAGCAAAAGGAGTTATCACAAAAAACTGGGCATGGTCCGTAGGCGGGGCTAATCAAAAACAGGAAATTGTCAGAATTCCAGGAAAATCCAAGGACAGCAGATGCTATGACCCATCATTAGTAGGTTTTAATAGTATTTTACAATCTCTTTGCCAGGTAAACGTAGATTCAAGACATGTACTCAATAAAAGTCTTTTTCCTTACATCAGTCAGTTTGCTTTAGACCATATGATAGAATATGAACTTTCTGAAGGAGATCTTTACACATTCAGCCCTACCTATTACAATCCTTCTGATGGTAAACACTATCCCAACCCTAAGAATCAATTGTATATCGCTGGTCAGGATCCTGTGAAAGACCGCTATAAAGATGAAGTCAATAATATCAGAGATTATGTTCAAACAAAAGATGGAGAAATTCCTAACAGCCATTCGGAAAGTAATTCTTTTTATGTTGGAACAAGTTATATAGGAAAAACGTTCTATGCTGGTGTGGCCTATCAAAACTCTTATTCATATTTTGGCGTTCCCGGCTATACTCTCTCCAAAATGCCGCAGCATTCCCACGGAAAGCCTCAGCCTCAAATAGAGTATCTTCCTATCAATATCAGAAGTTTATCTCATAAAGCGATGTTTGAATCCGTTTATAAATTTACCAACTTTCCCATTTCCAGTATAAAATTGAATTACATGGGAGTATTTTCAAAAAACTCTGAACTCATTGATCGTCATAGAGCCAACCAATTCGAAGTGAATCAGCATAACGGACGTTTAGAAATGGTACAGCAGAAGCTGAAATTCTTAAATGGAACCACAGGTCTTGATGTTCAGTATAGAGACATGACCGGAAATGGGAAGCAGAGATATTTGCCTGATAATATAAGTCGTGAAATCGGCATATTTACAATGCAGCATCTTGACTTCAACAGCTTTCAACTGGATCTGGGTTATAGAAATGACCATGTTCAACGCAGAGCAGATGCAGATAAAAAATTTGTTAGAAGCCGTGGGCTTTCAGGAGGAAAACTCAGCGATAGAGATTTTACACTTCACCAGCTGCATACTTCAGCTCAATGGAACATCTTTAAAAAAGCTTATCTAAAAGCCCAGTATAATTATTCCGAAAGAGCTCCTGAAGTGAATGAACTTTACGCAGGAAATAATCATTTTGTTATTCTGACAGAAGAAAACGGAGATGACAAACTGGATAAAGAAACAGCAAAAACAATAGAACTGGGGGCAGGAATTAATCTGAAGAATATTCGTGTATCTGCCAATTGGTATCATACTTTCTATAAAAATTATATTTATCTGGCCCACACCGGAATTTCCCGCGAAGTTTTCCTTGTCAAAGAATGGCGTGCCGATGATACTGAAATCAATGGAATTGAAGCTGAAGCTACTTACAAAATTGATTTTAATAAAATGGGAAAGTGGGAAATAGGAGCGTATTATGATCTGGTACGAAATATCAGTGTTGCCGATAGTTCAATAAGAAAATGGAGCGATGGTGATTATATGCCCAATATGCCTACCAGCCGCTTTGGTTTCAATCTGGAAGGAAATGTACAGAATTTCAGTATCAATATTGCTTTGGATCATTATTTAAAACAAAAATACTTAGGAAAGAATATTAATCCTGAACTTCCAATGTTTGCATTTTCATTGCTTAATGTGCGCATTTCTTATAAAGACGATAGCTTAGGAATAGGAAATCTGGAATATTATATCACGGGAAATAATCTGTTGAATTCTGAAGCAAGACTTCAAAACTCACAGCTAAAGTTTCTAAGTCCGTTACCAGGTATTAATATCTCAGCCGGAATAAAAATAACAATATAA
- a CDS encoding Lrp/AsnC family transcriptional regulator, with protein MEQLDDKDIKLLKLLQNNAKLTVKELAKEINLSPSPVFERVKRLEQEGFVKRYAAVLDAEKLNRGFTVFCQIKLKIHDRSVGYDFVKEIMEIPEVAECYNISGDFDFLLKVQVRDMKHYQDFVFNKLGSVDSIGSTHSTFVMAEVKNNHGLTL; from the coding sequence GTGGAACAACTTGATGATAAGGATATAAAACTACTGAAACTGCTTCAGAACAATGCCAAATTAACCGTTAAAGAACTTGCTAAGGAGATTAACCTGTCGCCTTCTCCCGTTTTTGAAAGAGTAAAGCGGCTAGAGCAGGAAGGTTTTGTGAAAAGATATGCAGCTGTACTGGATGCTGAAAAGCTAAACCGGGGATTTACGGTGTTTTGCCAGATCAAATTAAAGATCCATGACCGGTCTGTGGGATATGATTTTGTAAAAGAAATTATGGAAATTCCGGAAGTGGCAGAATGCTATAATATTTCCGGCGATTTTGATTTTCTCCTGAAAGTTCAGGTCCGGGATATGAAACACTATCAGGATTTTGTTTTTAATAAACTAGGCTCTGTAGATTCTATTGGAAGTACCCACAGTACATTTGTAATGGCTGAAGTAAAGAATAACCATGGGTTAACTTTATAA